The Pseudoalteromonas translucida KMM 520 genome has a window encoding:
- a CDS encoding PrnB family protein gives MSTHTAIFDRWIRGTFPQINSELEQLYWQQDDKANVEGIGEPLKQQLKDEGNALISNLLAEGNTDEGFDSAFDLLGNVGLFMAACRRHEITEPSRETTSPLVEASALAMHIGASIGVTPRFATAHLTTHNKALNGTYKRFTNLPDEKLFIDYNTQGILAYKRASDALLKILPLGISHPTCAELLKVAKQALIDVIESNNALYTQLDTERFFNCVRPYYKPHRVGNEIYRGANAGDFAGINVIDMLLGLCSANEPSYSQMLVDKFLYMMPEDQQILREAMRMQSFMDDFLQAQQYKDSDWFKYHAKLFIQVCKLHGDTAIGHHNQLVEKFIAQPSKQMQQQHMSKVTASGPPLHVLLDSLEKLRDKRASAKRDDIKTRYDDINLLKQWIK, from the coding sequence ATGAGCACCCATACAGCCATTTTCGATCGATGGATAAGAGGCACCTTCCCACAGATAAATAGCGAGCTTGAGCAACTTTACTGGCAACAAGATGATAAAGCCAATGTAGAGGGAATAGGAGAGCCTTTAAAGCAGCAGTTAAAAGATGAAGGTAACGCGCTAATAAGTAATTTATTAGCGGAGGGGAATACCGATGAGGGGTTTGATAGCGCGTTTGATTTACTCGGTAATGTAGGACTTTTTATGGCGGCGTGTCGTCGTCATGAAATTACCGAGCCAAGCCGTGAGACCACATCGCCACTGGTCGAGGCGTCGGCATTGGCAATGCACATAGGTGCTTCTATTGGAGTAACGCCGCGCTTTGCGACCGCTCATTTAACCACCCACAATAAAGCGTTAAATGGCACGTATAAACGCTTTACTAATTTACCCGACGAAAAATTATTTATTGATTACAACACCCAAGGTATTTTGGCATATAAACGCGCCAGCGATGCATTATTAAAAATATTGCCATTAGGTATTTCGCACCCCACCTGTGCCGAGCTATTAAAAGTTGCAAAACAAGCGCTAATAGATGTAATTGAATCGAATAATGCACTTTATACTCAGCTAGACACCGAGCGCTTTTTTAATTGTGTGCGCCCTTATTATAAACCGCATCGAGTAGGTAATGAGATATACAGAGGTGCTAATGCGGGAGATTTTGCCGGCATAAACGTTATCGATATGCTACTTGGGCTGTGTAGTGCCAACGAGCCAAGTTATTCACAAATGCTGGTGGATAAATTTTTATATATGATGCCAGAAGATCAGCAAATATTGCGCGAAGCAATGCGTATGCAAAGCTTTATGGATGACTTTTTACAGGCGCAGCAATATAAAGACAGTGACTGGTTTAAATACCACGCAAAGCTATTTATTCAGGTGTGTAAACTACATGGTGACACCGCAATCGGTCATCACAATCAATTGGTCGAAAAATTTATTGCGCAACCGTCAAAGCAAATGCAGCAGCAACATATGAGTAAAGTAACAGCTAGTGGCCCACCATTACATGTTTTGCTCGATTCGTTAGAAAAACTCCGTGATAAACGTGCCAGTGCCAAGCGCGACGATATAAAAACACGTTACGACGATATAAACTTGCTAAAACAGTGGATTAAATAA
- a CDS encoding ATP-binding protein produces MKNFNSKYYSSVFYIAFALAYFFVGVILTKLTFNSQIIPVWLPAGIALVGCFVWWWRFIPALFLAALAFNLNFFTNTTHEMVLVGNSLNEAMYIAFGVVLQGMVGAAILKFWLGHPLRLKKRQNIIYFIVVVGVLVSLISANFGVFALSQFNTMYSVDNHWKNTTYWWLGDILGVLIATPFLLSLLPDKSDNYNISVLPTLSVCCILFVSVAATTQLYDSESRINAIKIAEREVQVIENSLYRYTNRSIIAVQSLASQIQSSPTLSQQNFNQYANTLLAKHSFIKALSWNVKIPPHQRQAFSQEISSIYNLHYDVVGEPLEPNDPLVIVKYITPFNINQKAIGFNVYSNPDRKASLLNPAIKYQPVGTKIIQLVQTEHSDAAYLLFAPVYSQSNEKETIKGYATGIFLVPQIIKQAITEQQSQMFSIAIYEDINKPAFYSNSNNLNVAQGSKLISFNVDFGGQQWIVKLALKDAFLAQHNNQLTLLLLILQVIVCSLILLILLLFNQQQIALTRQVAERTYSLAQAKKQSDLANRAKSQFLANMSHEIRTPLNAVIGFSSLTRKEDDANTLIGYLDKINSSSKSLLNLINDILDISKIESKRLVLERIPFDLTALIQRINTMFEQSAASKAIVWKIKSNIPKDTWFVGDPMRLEQIMLNLCSNAIKFTNTGSVTLNVDTQLIAPNKAQLTIAVIDTGIGIKATQHEKLFNAFTQADNSTSRQFGGTGLGLTIAKELSVLMNANIALHSELDKGSTFTFTLEIETVKAQKPLIKPTDNTNIAALKILVAEDNPVNQMVIKAMLGSLKIVPQVVENGELAVNIIKKQHFDLVLMDCQMPVMDGYRATALIRQFKTAEELPIVALTADVMPEDKAHAQAVGFNQHLAKPLELIKLTECLAQYAVVYEQ; encoded by the coding sequence GTGAAAAATTTTAACTCCAAGTATTACTCTAGTGTTTTTTACATTGCTTTTGCTTTAGCCTATTTTTTTGTAGGAGTAATACTTACCAAGCTAACCTTTAACTCGCAAATTATTCCTGTTTGGTTACCCGCTGGCATAGCCTTAGTTGGCTGCTTTGTGTGGTGGTGGCGATTTATTCCTGCGCTATTTTTAGCGGCTCTCGCATTTAATTTAAATTTTTTTACTAATACAACTCATGAAATGGTATTGGTCGGAAATTCATTAAACGAGGCTATGTATATTGCCTTTGGGGTGGTGCTGCAGGGCATGGTTGGTGCCGCAATATTAAAATTTTGGTTAGGGCACCCTCTGCGCCTTAAAAAACGCCAAAACATTATTTATTTTATTGTTGTTGTTGGTGTTTTAGTCAGTTTAATTTCGGCTAATTTTGGCGTGTTTGCACTAAGCCAATTTAATACAATGTACAGTGTAGATAATCACTGGAAAAACACGACCTACTGGTGGTTAGGTGATATTTTAGGGGTGTTAATTGCCACTCCATTTTTACTTTCATTACTACCAGATAAGTCTGATAACTATAATATTTCGGTACTACCGACACTTTCGGTATGTTGTATTTTATTTGTATCAGTAGCGGCTACCACACAATTATACGATAGCGAAAGCCGTATTAATGCGATAAAAATTGCTGAGCGCGAAGTACAAGTGATAGAAAACAGCCTGTACCGCTACACTAATCGCAGCATTATTGCGGTGCAAAGTTTAGCTAGCCAAATTCAGTCATCGCCAACATTAAGCCAGCAAAACTTTAATCAATACGCCAACACCCTGCTTGCTAAGCACTCATTTATAAAAGCCTTGTCATGGAATGTAAAAATTCCACCTCATCAACGCCAAGCATTCTCTCAAGAAATTTCAAGTATTTATAACTTACATTATGATGTTGTTGGTGAGCCTTTAGAGCCAAACGATCCACTCGTTATTGTAAAATATATAACACCGTTTAATATCAACCAAAAAGCCATTGGATTTAATGTCTATTCAAACCCAGATCGCAAAGCATCCTTACTTAATCCCGCAATAAAGTATCAGCCAGTGGGAACTAAAATAATTCAACTCGTACAAACTGAGCACTCTGATGCTGCTTATTTATTGTTTGCGCCTGTATATTCTCAATCCAATGAAAAAGAAACCATTAAAGGCTATGCCACAGGCATATTTTTAGTCCCTCAAATTATTAAGCAGGCCATTACTGAGCAGCAGTCTCAAATGTTTTCGATTGCTATTTATGAAGATATAAACAAACCTGCATTTTACAGTAACTCAAACAATCTTAATGTTGCACAAGGCAGTAAGCTAATATCGTTTAATGTCGATTTTGGTGGGCAACAATGGATAGTAAAACTGGCACTTAAAGATGCTTTTTTAGCCCAACATAATAATCAACTCACCTTGCTGCTGCTGATACTTCAAGTAATTGTATGTTCATTAATTTTATTGATTTTATTGCTGTTTAATCAGCAGCAAATTGCACTTACCCGCCAAGTGGCAGAGCGTACTTACTCATTAGCACAAGCAAAAAAGCAATCTGATTTAGCTAACCGGGCTAAGAGTCAATTTTTAGCTAATATGAGCCATGAAATACGCACGCCACTAAATGCTGTTATTGGCTTTTCTTCGCTTACCCGTAAAGAAGACGATGCCAATACCCTAATTGGTTATTTAGATAAAATAAATTCATCATCTAAAAGCTTATTAAATTTGATAAACGATATCCTCGATATATCTAAAATTGAATCAAAACGGCTAGTGCTTGAACGCATTCCATTTGATTTAACCGCCCTTATTCAGCGCATTAATACTATGTTTGAACAAAGCGCTGCAAGCAAAGCAATTGTGTGGAAAATAAAGAGCAACATCCCTAAAGACACTTGGTTTGTTGGCGATCCTATGCGGTTAGAGCAAATAATGCTTAATTTATGCAGTAACGCTATTAAATTTACTAACACTGGCAGTGTTACTTTAAATGTAGATACGCAGCTTATTGCGCCCAATAAAGCACAGCTAACAATTGCGGTTATTGATACCGGAATAGGTATAAAAGCAACGCAACATGAAAAGTTATTCAATGCATTTACTCAAGCCGATAACTCTACTTCTCGGCAGTTTGGTGGCACCGGCCTTGGGTTAACCATAGCCAAAGAGCTTAGTGTGTTGATGAATGCAAATATAGCGCTACATAGCGAGCTTGATAAAGGCTCTACTTTTACATTTACATTAGAAATAGAGACGGTTAAAGCGCAAAAACCCCTTATAAAACCTACAGATAATACTAATATAGCCGCTTTAAAAATTTTAGTGGCCGAAGATAACCCAGTTAATCAAATGGTTATAAAAGCCATGCTTGGTTCACTAAAAATTGTGCCACAGGTTGTTGAAAATGGTGAGCTTGCAGTTAATATTATAAAAAAACAGCATTTTGATTTAGTGCTTATGGATTGCCAAATGCCAGTAATGGATGGCTATAGAGCAACGGCCCTGATCAGGCAATTTAAAACGGCTGAGGAACTGCCAATTGTTGCCTTAACTGCCGACGTTATGCCCGAAGACAAAGCACACGCTCAGGCGGTTGGTTTTAATCAACACCTTGCAAAACCGCTTGAACTAATTAAGCTAACCGAGTGTCTTGCTCAATATGCAGTGGTTTATGAACAATAA
- a CDS encoding RNA-binding protein — protein MIRVILLSICLTAPTFSLAENITVYKCVIKGVPTFSQLPCALNAQAITLKNVNVTKAYSNTPANSKITDTSVDDYLKTQQINRDIKRYKLAIKQYQQQYTEKKQQIDYMTQDKANRLGASSIANAIATKTSALKQSYDALIGQAQQQIEALNQQKEQLSQQP, from the coding sequence ATGATCCGGGTTATATTGCTATCAATTTGCTTAACCGCGCCAACCTTTAGCTTGGCAGAAAACATTACTGTGTATAAATGCGTTATTAAAGGAGTTCCTACATTTAGTCAGCTGCCCTGCGCTCTAAACGCACAAGCCATTACGCTGAAAAATGTTAATGTTACCAAAGCCTATAGCAACACACCTGCAAACAGTAAAATTACAGATACCTCTGTTGATGATTACTTAAAAACGCAGCAAATTAATCGCGATATAAAACGCTACAAACTGGCTATTAAACAATATCAGCAGCAATATACAGAAAAAAAACAGCAAATTGATTACATGACGCAAGATAAAGCAAATCGTTTAGGGGCTTCCTCTATTGCCAATGCGATTGCAACTAAAACATCAGCCCTAAAACAATCATACGATGCTTTAATTGGGCAAGCACAGCAACAAATAGAGGCGTTAAATCAGCAAAAAGAGCAGCTTAGTCAGCAACCTTAA
- a CDS encoding Lrp/AsnC family transcriptional regulator — MLDKKDQQLLIALQTNARMSVADLASHISLSDTPCLRRIKKLEQANIITGYHAAINPKALKLNVLVYAFVRLNQNSASAALQFEQHVEKLTHVLECSVISGSYDYLLKIIAHDLESYEQFVKHQLGSLSCIANIESTVVLKQSFSKKQLPL, encoded by the coding sequence ATGCTCGATAAAAAAGATCAGCAATTGCTCATAGCCTTACAAACCAACGCTAGAATGTCTGTTGCAGATCTTGCCAGTCATATTAGCCTCTCAGATACGCCCTGCCTTAGACGAATTAAAAAGCTAGAACAAGCTAACATCATTACCGGCTACCACGCTGCTATTAACCCTAAGGCACTTAAACTAAACGTTTTGGTGTATGCATTTGTACGTTTAAATCAAAATTCGGCCAGTGCTGCCCTGCAATTTGAACAACACGTAGAAAAGCTCACCCATGTGCTAGAGTGTTCGGTAATATCGGGAAGTTACGACTATTTACTAAAAATAATTGCGCATGATTTAGAAAGCTATGAGCAGTTTGTTAAGCATCAATTAGGGAGCTTAAGCTGTATCGCTAATATAGAATCAACCGTGGTATTAAAGCAGTCTTTTAGCAAAAAACAATTACCATTGTAA
- a CDS encoding aminotransferase class V-fold PLP-dependent enzyme, producing MNQHDFCMAEGCYLLSHSVGRPLKNSQQHLAAHYFSPWESSNKEPWQQWLPAVEQFNAALGQLFNAPSEQFCPQVNLSSGLTKLLMSHPRLQQKNCKVLMAQSDFPSMGFAMQKALPKCAQITFIPEHENLTDITVWQRYLTNNIDLVFISHVYSNTGVQAPVHDIVALSKKTNSLSIIDVAQSAGVIPLDLTALNADFMIGSSVKWLCGGPGAAYLWVNPQQIAICEPKDVGWFSHQTPFEFDINHFVYNKGALKFWGGTPSVVPYIIAANSIAYFAALGIDKVRSHNLAMLALIQQQLGKYVVSPTLQHQCSGTAILNFNMQQQHVLNELNNAGISVDARKLGIRVSPHVYNSADAVHKFIAVIKKAIKVAD from the coding sequence ATGAATCAACACGATTTTTGTATGGCCGAAGGCTGTTATTTATTAAGCCACTCAGTAGGGCGTCCACTGAAAAATAGTCAGCAGCATTTAGCGGCGCATTATTTTTCGCCGTGGGAATCGTCAAATAAAGAACCTTGGCAGCAATGGTTACCTGCAGTAGAGCAATTTAATGCCGCGTTAGGGCAGTTATTTAATGCACCTAGCGAGCAATTTTGTCCGCAAGTTAACTTATCCAGCGGTTTAACTAAGTTGTTAATGTCGCATCCGCGATTACAGCAAAAAAATTGCAAAGTGTTAATGGCACAAAGTGACTTTCCAAGTATGGGCTTTGCGATGCAAAAAGCTTTGCCAAAATGTGCGCAAATAACATTTATTCCAGAGCATGAAAACTTAACCGATATTACCGTTTGGCAGCGTTATTTAACGAATAACATAGATTTAGTTTTTATCAGTCACGTATATTCAAATACAGGGGTGCAAGCCCCTGTGCACGATATTGTTGCTTTGAGTAAAAAAACGAATAGCTTATCAATCATTGACGTTGCGCAATCTGCAGGGGTTATACCGCTTGATTTAACCGCCTTAAATGCTGACTTTATGATTGGCTCTAGCGTTAAATGGCTATGTGGCGGCCCTGGCGCTGCTTACTTATGGGTTAACCCGCAACAAATAGCTATTTGCGAGCCTAAAGATGTTGGCTGGTTTTCTCATCAAACCCCCTTTGAGTTTGATATAAATCACTTTGTTTATAACAAGGGAGCGCTTAAATTTTGGGGTGGTACTCCCTCAGTTGTACCTTATATTATTGCAGCCAATAGTATTGCCTATTTTGCCGCATTGGGAATTGATAAGGTTAGGTCACATAACTTAGCAATGCTTGCGCTTATTCAGCAACAGCTGGGTAAATATGTTGTATCGCCGACGCTGCAGCATCAATGCAGTGGTACTGCTATTTTAAACTTTAACATGCAGCAACAACATGTATTAAATGAGCTTAATAATGCAGGGATTAGTGTGGATGCGAGAAAGCTTGGTATACGAGTTTCACCGCATGTATATAACAGCGCCGATGCAGTACATAAATTTATAGCAGTTATAAAAAAAGCGATTAAGGTTGCTGACTAA